The Pseudomonas graminis region AAGGCGTTGGCCATCGTTGTCAGCAAGGCCATGTTCTCGCCCCAGCCGGCCTTGCCTCGCAGGCACATGCCGTACTGACCCTGATCCGGGTGATGCAGTTTGGCGGCAAACGCCCCGAGTTGGGTCCAGGTCGGGTGCTCGGGCATGCTCAGCCCGGCTTGCTTGAACAGGTCGGTCCGGTAGTAGGTCACCGTGCTCTCGCCGTAGAAGGGCAACGCATACAGCGTGTCGTTGACCGACAGGCCCTGGCGCACGGAGGGGATGATGTCGTCGAGGTCGTAGCTGGCGGGCAGGTCCTTCATCGGCTCCAACCAGTTTTTTGCGCCCCACAATGGCGTCTCGTAGGTGCCGATGGTCAACACATCGAACTGGCCGCCCTGGGTCGCGATGTCAGTCGTCAGCCGTTGGCGCAGGACGTTCTCTTCGAGCACCACCCAGTTGAGTTTGATGTCGGGGTGCTGCTCTTCGAACACCCTGGAGAGCCGCTGCATGCGGATCATGTCGTTGTTATTGACCGTCGCGATGGTGATGGTCTCGGCAGCATGACTGACCCCAGCCAGAGACAGGCCGGCAGCCAGCAGCAGCGCGTGATGGGTGATCTTCATGGTGATCTCCACTCCACGCCGGTGGCGCGGAATCGTTATTGTTGTTAACCACTGCCATCCCACGAGTGACTCCGGGCAGTGGCGAGTCGATTACAGCAGCTTGCACGCCCTGCAACAAACACGCTGAGGATGGGCCACTGATGCTTTTTTAACCGCGCAGCCCGGCCCTGCGCCCGGCTAAAAAAGTATCAGCGCGCAGCGACAGGCGAGGTGGAGCAGGGCGATGCAATGGGCGTATGGTGCGTCGATGCATGCGCCAACAACGACAAAAAAGGGGCAGACCATGCCTGCAAGCCGGACCGACTTATTCGAGCAATTGCCTGCGGAGCTGGAGATCATCCTGCCAGCACCCCAGCAGAGTTTCCGTTGGTACGAGCACGACTATCCCTATGCGCTCGCGCGCTGGAATCACCATCCTGAATACGAGATTCATCTGATCCGCAAAGGCAGCGGCAAGCTGGTGGCTGGCGATTACATTGGTGCCTTCGGCCCTGGGCACGTTGCGCTGATCGGCCCCGACTTGCCCCATGACTGGATGGGCGATCTGGCGCCGGGTGAATACCTGGAAGGCCGTGACGTCGTGCTTCAGTTCGACGGTGCCACCTTGCTGGCGCTGCGCGAGACGATGCCTGAGCTGGGTGAACTGCAGGGCTTGTTTGATCGCGCCCGCCGTGGGCTGGAATTCACCGGCGAAACCGCACTGCGGGCTGCCGACCTGCTTGAACGCATAGGCTCGGCGAACGGGTTACAGCGCTTGCTGCTGTTTCTTGAGCTGCTCAGCACCCTGAACACAGTGCCTACCCGTGAAGCCCGCACGCTGGCGAGTTCGTGCTACGCGCCGACCCTGGATGCCAAGAGCGCCGAGCGCGTTCACCGGGCGTTCGACTACCTGCAACGGGAGCTCACGGGGGATATCAGGCTGTCAGTGATTGCCGAGCGACTGCACATGAGCGAACCGGGGTTCTCACGGTTCTTCAAGCGCGCGACGGGTCACGGGTTTATCGACCTGATGCGCAAGCTGCGCATCCAGAAGGCCTGCCGGTTGTTGCTGCAGACACAGATGTCCATCGCTGATGTCTGCTTTGAAGTGGGTTACATCAACCTGTCGAACTTCAATCGACACTTCCGTTACGAGATGAACCAGACGCCGACCGACTACCGAAGAGGGACAGCGGCGACGTTGTTCAACTTGAACACGTCGAAGGCGTCTTAGTCGTTCTCTCCCTCGACCCTTACCGCTCGGCCATGAACCCAAGGCCACGCCCGACGGCGTACCCGGTGTGTCGGTTGTGTCAGTCAGCCTTGAACCATTTGGGATGCAACGCAGGGAAGTGTTCACGCAGCCAGTCGGCAAAGGCATGGACCTGGGGCGCAAGGTGCGTCCGGCTGGGATAGAGCACTGAGACCTTGCGCCGGGCCGGGCGAAAAGGCTGCAGCACTTCGATCAGTTCGCCGCTGGCGAGAAACGCATCCACGGTGATGCCGGGCGCCTGAATGATGCCGAACCCTGCCAGCCCGCAGTGAACATAGGCGTTGGACTCGTTGACCGTAATGGCCCCGCGACTCGGGTAAGGCTGGTCCTCTCCGTCGTCCTGAAAATACCAGGGCAGGGGCCGGTTGCTTTGGCCCGAGAGAAAATCGACGCCCTGATGCTGGACCAGATCGCCGAGCGTCATGGGCTCACCCCATGTGTCGAGGTAGGAAGGCGCCGCGCAAGTGACCATTTCCACTGTGCCGATCTGCCGGGCGACCATGCTTGAATCGCGCAGCTCGCCGATCCGCAACACACAATCAACGCCCTCAGCCACCAGATCCACCGCTCGATCGGTGACGCCCACCACCAGTTCGATGGCGGGAAAAGCGCCAGTGAATCCCTTCAGGCTTTCGATGAAGCTGCGTTGGGAGAACGCCGTGGGGATGTCCACCCGAAGTCGCCCTTGCAGGGTGACGCCGCTGCGGTCGAACATCGACGTGGTGTCCGAGATGTCAGCGAGGATGCCTTTGACCCGTTCGTAAAATTGCTCGCCTTCGGCCGTCAGCTTCACCGTGCGCGTGGTGCGCTGAAACAGGCGCACGCCGAGGGAAGCCTCCAGCGTCTGGATCGATCGCGTGATGTGCGGGCGGCCCAACTGGGTCGCTTCGGCCACTTTGGTGAAGCTGCCGAGCTCAGCCAGCCTCGCAAACACCTGCATCGACTGCAAAAGGTCCATCGGTTCGCTCCTTGGAAATCGCGATGATTGTTGCGCATCAGGATAACAATCCTGTGCGTTGCCGGGCATTTATCCCTCCGCTCATAACAGAAACAATGCCCCCACACTGACGGCCGACCCCGGCCTTCTGGTAAACACTTCAACGGAGATACGCGATGAAAGCCTGGCTTCTGAAAGATTTCGGCCTCGACAACCTGCAACTGGGCGAAACCGCAACCCCGACCCCCAAGGCCGGCGAGCTGCTGGTCAAGGTGGGCGCGGTGTCCCTGAACTTCCGCGACAAAGCCATCGTTGACGGAATCTATGAACCGCACAGGGTGCCCAAGCCACTGATTCCGGTGAGCGACGCCGCCGGCACAGTGGTCGCCGTGGGCGAGGGCGTCAGTCGCTTTGCGGTCGGCGACCGGGTCAACTCGCACCTGTACTCACGGTGGCTCGACGGCATGCCCGCCTCCGACGAACCCGACTACTGCTTCGGCTCGCCACTGCCCGGCGGGCTGGCGGAATTCATGATCATTCACGAAGACAGCGCGGTGCGTGCGCCGGATGACATGACCGACGAAGAGGCGTCGACCCTGCCTATCGCCGCGTTGACCGCCTGGTACTCGCTGGTGGATTACGGCCAGATCGAGCCTGGCCAGATGGTGTTGGTGCAAGGCACCGGCGGCGTGTCGATCTTCGCCGCACAGATCGCCATGGCACTGGGCGCCAAGGTCATCATCACTTCCAGCCGCGACGACAATCTGGACGCCGTGATCAAGCTCGGCGCAATGGCGGGCGTGAACTACCGCAAGACCCCGGACTGGGCGGCGGAAGTGCTGAAACTCACCGACGGCAAAGGCGTGGACCTGCTGCTGGAGGTGGCTGGCGGGGAGGGCGTCAACGCGTCCGTTCAGGCGACAAAAGTGGGTGGCAAAATTGCCCAGATCGGTTTCCTGACCGGGCAAACCACCGCGCTGAACCTGATGCCGCTGATCTTCCGTCAGACCACCCTTCGCGGGATTGCCGTGGCACCACGTTCTTCGTTCGATCGTATGAATGCTTTCCTCGACACCCACCACATTCGTCCGGTCATCGACCATGTTTACGCGTTCGAGCAGGCCCGTGAGG contains the following coding sequences:
- a CDS encoding zinc-dependent alcohol dehydrogenase family protein; this encodes MKAWLLKDFGLDNLQLGETATPTPKAGELLVKVGAVSLNFRDKAIVDGIYEPHRVPKPLIPVSDAAGTVVAVGEGVSRFAVGDRVNSHLYSRWLDGMPASDEPDYCFGSPLPGGLAEFMIIHEDSAVRAPDDMTDEEASTLPIAALTAWYSLVDYGQIEPGQMVLVQGTGGVSIFAAQIAMALGAKVIITSSRDDNLDAVIKLGAMAGVNYRKTPDWAAEVLKLTDGKGVDLLLEVAGGEGVNASVQATKVGGKIAQIGFLTGQTTALNLMPLIFRQTTLRGIAVAPRSSFDRMNAFLDTHHIRPVIDHVYAFEQAREAYEHLARGPFGKVVIKVS
- a CDS encoding helix-turn-helix domain-containing protein gives rise to the protein MPASRTDLFEQLPAELEIILPAPQQSFRWYEHDYPYALARWNHHPEYEIHLIRKGSGKLVAGDYIGAFGPGHVALIGPDLPHDWMGDLAPGEYLEGRDVVLQFDGATLLALRETMPELGELQGLFDRARRGLEFTGETALRAADLLERIGSANGLQRLLLFLELLSTLNTVPTREARTLASSCYAPTLDAKSAERVHRAFDYLQRELTGDIRLSVIAERLHMSEPGFSRFFKRATGHGFIDLMRKLRIQKACRLLLQTQMSIADVCFEVGYINLSNFNRHFRYEMNQTPTDYRRGTAATLFNLNTSKAS
- a CDS encoding LysR family transcriptional regulator, with the translated sequence MQVFARLAELGSFTKVAEATQLGRPHITRSIQTLEASLGVRLFQRTTRTVKLTAEGEQFYERVKGILADISDTTSMFDRSGVTLQGRLRVDIPTAFSQRSFIESLKGFTGAFPAIELVVGVTDRAVDLVAEGVDCVLRIGELRDSSMVARQIGTVEMVTCAAPSYLDTWGEPMTLGDLVQHQGVDFLSGQSNRPLPWYFQDDGEDQPYPSRGAITVNESNAYVHCGLAGFGIIQAPGITVDAFLASGELIEVLQPFRPARRKVSVLYPSRTHLAPQVHAFADWLREHFPALHPKWFKAD